The genomic interval GAGTATTTTTGGTAGTGTAAACGGCATTGCCGGGATCGACTCTTTCCGGTGAAAAGGCCAGATAGAAATCCTTGCCGACTTTCAGTCCGGATTCCTCGAGAATCGGCAGAATCATATCTTCGGTCGTTCCGGGATAGGTGGTCGATTCCAGGATAATCAGCATGTCCTTGTGGATGTATTTCCTGACCCAGTCCACGGCCGCCAGGATATAGCTGACATCCGGATCCTTGGTTTTGGAGAGCGGAGTCGGTACGCAGATCGAAATGGTATCGACCTGCTCTATCAGTTCGGGGGTTTCGGTGGCTTTCAGTTTGCCGGATTTGACAAGTTTACCGACGGCCTGATCGGGAACATCATCGATATCGGATTTTCCGGAGTTAATCAGTTTGACTTTTCTTTCCGAAATATCAAAACCGATCACCTCGAAACCGGCGTTACCGAATTCGACTGCCAGCGGAAGACCGACATAACCCAGACCGATAATCCCGATCCGAGCTTTTTTGCTCTTAATTTTCTTAATAAGATTGTTTGCCATGGCATCACCTTTTCGGGAGCTATCCGATTATATTTCTCCAGTATAGTAAAGTATCGTTAAGAGTTTTATCGAGGCTGTAATGCATCTTCCAGCCCAGTTGTCTTTTTGATTTAGAACAATCCCCCTTCAAAATCGGTATATCTGATTTTCTGAATCGGCTTTTATCTATTTGGACCTTAATATCCGCAGTCGACAATTTCAGCAACTTATCAAGAACACTTTTTATACTGACCGAGTTCCCCGAACAAAGCTGATATGTTTCGCCCGGTTTGCCTTTGATGGCGGCCAGCCTGTATCCGGCGACAATATCACGGACATCGGATAAATCGCGGCTGGCCGACAGGTCACCGACCCTCATAATCGACTTAACCCGTCCCCTTTCGATCAGAGCAATCTGCCGGCAAAACGAGGGGACGACAAAAGTATCGGTTTGTCCCGGCCCGGTGTGGTTGAAAGACCGAATAATCACTATCGGGATGGCTTTATTCCGGTGATAGTGACGGGCCAGAAGTTCTCCGGCGACTTTGGAAATTCCATAGGGCGACAGCGGGTTATATGGTTGTTTTTCGGTCAGGGTTTTTCCTTTGGGAGTGAATGTCCCATAAATATCGGCCGAACTGATAAAAACGAGTTTTTTCAGGCTCGATTTCAGGGAAACAGCCGCTTCGAATACGTTCAGGGTTCCGAAAAAATTGATATTATAGGATAATCTTTCATTTTCAAAAGACCGGCCTACCGATGAAAAGGCGGCCAGATGAAAGATATAGTCCGGAGTGGTTGCCTTAATCATTTTGGCCAGTCTGGTTGGTTTGAGAATATCGAAACGTTCCAGATGAAGTCTTTCTTCAAAAGGCCGGATATTATCTTTTTTCTCGCCGGGAGCCAGAATTCCATAAACATCATAGCCATTATCAAGAAGATGTCCGGCGAGATATGAACCGGCAAAGCCGGCAATACCGGTTATAAGCGCTTTTTTTTTCGTGCCCACTATTTTTTCCCGGACTTGAGCCGTTCGAGGTCGGCCTCCACCATCATTTTGACCAATCCTTCAAAATCAACCCTGGTTTCCCAGCCGAGTTTTTTACGGGCCAGAGTTGGATCACCCAGGAGTTGCTCCACCTCGGCCGGGCGAACGAAGCGCGGATCGGTGACAACATAATCGTGCCAATCGAGATCGACAAAATCGAAAGCGGTTTCGACAAACTGTTTGACTGAATGAGTCCGACCGGTGGCAATAACAAAATTATCCGGTTTATCCTGCTGAAGCATAAGCCACATGGCCTTGACATAATCACCGGCAAAGCCCCAGTCACGCTCGGCATCAAGATTCCCCAGCGCCAATTTTTCCGCCATACCGAGTTTTATCCGCGCGACACCATCGGTAATTTTCCGCGTCACGAATTCCAATCCCCGGCGAGGCGATTCATGGTTAAAGAGAATCCCGGAACTGGCATGAATATTATAGCTTTCCCGGTAATTGACGGTAATCCAGTGACCGTACACCTTGGCCACACCATACGGCGACCGGGGATAGAACGGAGTCTTTTCATTCTGAGGCACCTCAATTACTTTTCCGAACATCTCCGAAGATGAGGCCTGGTAGAATCTCGTCTGGGGGGCTACCAGCCGGATGGCCTCAAGCAGACGCGTGACTCCGAGAGCATCGAATTCACCGGTCAATAAAGGCTGGGACCAGGAAGTCGGGACAAATGATTGAGCGGCCAGGTTGTAGATTTCATCCGGTCTGGCTTCCTCGATAATCCGCACCAGGGACAATTGATCGAGCAGATCACCCTGAAGAAGAGTTATTTTGTCGCGAAGATGCTCGATTCTCAAGAACGGTTCGGTCGATGACCGACGAACCATGCCATAGACATCGTATCCCTTTTCAAGAAGTAATTCGGCCAGATAGGAGCCATCCTGCCCTGTTATTCCGGTTATGAGTGCACGCATAGTTATTATCTCCGGCTTGGTTTTTAACTAAGTATCGGCAAATATAGAGATTTACAAACCGGAGGGCAAATGGTTTCAGGAATCGACGTTGAAATCGGGAAAAGGTTGTCTATGGCACCAGTTTCAGATAAGGCACAGCGTTGGCGGTCAGATCCGAGGCTCCGCCGAGAAGGTAGCGCAAATTGCCTGCGGCGGCAATCATGGCGGCATTATCAGTACATAAATCCGGTGGCGGGCAGAAGAAGCGGGCTTTGATTTTTTCCAGCCGGGCCGCCATCAGTTCCTTGAGGCGGCTGTTGGAAGCCACTCCTCCCGAGAGAGTGACCGCCTTAATACCATATTCGCGGGCCGCCCGAACGGTTTTAACCACCAGCACTTCCACGGCCGCCTCCTGGAACGAGGCGGCAATATCGGCTCTTTTTTGTTCCAGTTCATCCGGGCTCATGTCCCTGACATGGAGAGCCACGGCCGTTTTCAGGCCCGAGTAGGAAAAATCATAGCTGTCTTCCCGGATGACGCCCCGAGGAAATTTGAAATATTTCCGGTTTCCGATATGGCCAAAGCGATCTATTTCGGCTCCCCCGGGATATCCCAGACCCAGCAGTTTAGCGACTTTATCATAGGCTTCGCCTACCGCATCATCCTTGGTCTGGCCCAGCAGTCGGTATTTTCCGAATCCATCCACCAAAACCAGTGAGGTATGCCCGCCGGAGACGATCAGGGTTATATGCCGTTTAGGGAGATCGCGGTGATAGAGAAAATTGGCCGCAATATGGCCTTCCAGATGATTGACGGCCACAAAGGGTTTATTGAAACCATAGGCCAGTCCTTTGCCGAAATTAAGTCCCACCAGAAGGGCGCCGACCAATCCGGGGCCATAGGTGGCCGCGACCAGGTCAAATTGGCCCGGTTCGATTCCGGCTTTGGCAAGCGCTTCGGTGTAAACCGGGGTGATAGCTTTAAGGTGTTCCCGGCTGGCCAGTTCCGGAACTACTCCGCCAAAACCGCTGTGAATCATTTGGCTTAAAATAACATTGGATAAAACCGTGTCGGCATCCCGGACGACAGCCACGGAGGTTTCGTCACATGAGGTCTCGATTCCCAGGGTAATCATTTTTCTTCAATAACATCTACGGAATCGGAAGATTTATATAGAATGGAAACCGATGGCGGCACCACCACCTGGATGGGGATTTTATCATTCTGCCCTTTTAAAATATAATCCGCTATAATGGAAATCTGCCGATCGGTGAGACTGTCAATGGCTTCGGAAATCCCGCTGACCCGGATATTGATGGTGGAAGGCTCGATGGCCACATTTTTTAAAGGCGGGGAATTGATCAACCTGATGGATAAATCTTTAAAATCCCGACGGCGAACCGGTTGGACATTGATATAGGCTGTGACTGAATCCGGGGTGATTTTCAATCCATACATCTCCGGACTCACAACCGCCACCCCCCTGGCGAAATCATTACGTACCCCCTCCAGAACAGTCTTCTCGGTTTCCATGAATTGAATATCGGTCACATACCGTTTGGGACCCGAAACCATAACGGCGGCCGGGATAATCGAGTCATTTTCGCTGACCGCGTATCCATCATCAGGCATAACCACCACTCTGGAATGCACCGGAATTTCTTTCTCCATCCGGGTATCGCAGGTGACATAAATTTCGCGGGGTTCGATAATATCGGTCAGCTCGACCTTGTCGACTTTGACCAGACCGAGATTGGACAATGCCAGATCGACTTTGAATATCCCGACATGGCCGCGGTTGATACTGAGTCTCAAGCCTCTTTTTTTCCAGTCGCTCCGAAGCAGGGTTTTTCCGGTAGCCGAAACGACGACTCGCACCGAGTCGGGCGGCGGTTCGAGAAGGACCAGATCGCCGGTCAGATCAACCTGGGCGAGCGGCAAGGTCAGGCTATACTGGTAGACTTTATCGGTCGCCACATGGAACCAGAGCAGAACCGCCAGGATTACGGCGGCTATTTTAACCCAGAGATTGTCAAGTATTCCGGTCATGGAAATCACTTGCTGGATGGCCCGAGAGGTTTTCCAAAACTTATTTCGCCGTTATCGATGCGAATGGAAAAACCGCATTCGGGGTTGGAGCAGACCCAAGCTTTGTACATGATAGTCGCACCTTCCCGCCCATAATCCGAGAGAGGCAGAAGTCGCCCTTTATTGCATTTGAGACAAAGCGGAAATTCCCAGTCTGACATAGTTTGACCCTTTGCTAATTTATATTATTTCTGTTTTTCAGCACTGTCAGGCGATCCAGCCGACCGCTGAGGTTGTGTTCCACGATGATATCGGACATGGTTCCTTTATTCAAATGTATCGGATGTATTTCCAGCGGATGATCCAGTGATATTTCGAGATCCGGCTTTTTGGAAAGGTATTCCTTTTCCCTGCCCCAGTAGAATTTCAGGTTCCCATTGCCATCGGAAAAGACCAGATCATGCAAATTGTCGCCATTGTAATCATCCGACCAATCCAATGAAACCTCGACAATAGGCTGGGGATCATCGAAATTGAACCGGAATTCATATTTCATTCTTCGATCCGGTTCATCCCGGGGAAGGCCGGAATCGAAAGGAAAAACCAGCAGATGGAGGTCCGCGTTTTTCATCAGGAACATCTTGGTTGCCGCCAGCGCCCCGAGTTCAATAGCCGCCAGGGCCATTTCGGAAACCCCGTCGCCGTTAAAATCACCGATAAGGAAATTACAATGCGAATCCGAAAGAGTAATTTCCTTGCGATAATTGGTCTCGATAATACCTTTCTGATCGGCCACATAGAAACGGATTCTGGATTCCGTGTTGGTGATTCCTCCGCCGACATAAGCAACCGCAATATCCAGCCGTCCATCGCGGTTGTAGTCAATAATCCGGCTTTGAATATAGCCCCGGTCGGCATCGGAACAGAAAATCCTTTCGACATCGGGTGTCTGGCTGAAATTGCCGGTTGCATCCTGGAAAAAGACGCAAACCTTTCTATCCCAGAGGAAATAAAGGTCCGGGTGATTATCAAGATTCCCGTCGAAAACATTTATTTCGGCCAGTTGTATATTCCAGTCGGAATTTCTGTGACTGGTAAATTCTTTTATGGTTCGTACGGGAGTGGTGCCGCAGAGCGGCACGGAGAGCTGAGTAAGAACCTGATATTCACCATTGTCGCCCCGTTCATAAATAACATATCCCCGCGGACCGGGCAGAATGAATTCCAATCCGGGAGCGCTGTTAAGTTCAAATATAAATCTGTCGGCAATAATATCATGGAAAATTGGCACTGAATAGACGGTGTTTTGCCGGATAATTTTGACGGGGCCGGAAAATCCACTCTCGACCGAAAAGCTGACCACTGAAACGCCATCACCATTCATAAGGAATATTTCATCCCGGCCATCATTATCCATATCGGCCACATCCAGCTGGGCCACCCCGGGAGCCATGGCGGTCAAATAGTCGGCATTGGTATTAAATCCGGCCGGTCTCTTTTGCAGAAAAAGCCCAATATATCGGGTTCCGGGATCATTGAGAGGTGAATAGATCAGGGCGATATCCATCAGATTATCGGCATTAAAATCCCCGGTCAGATAATTTTGTATTTCGCCCTCAATTTCAAGAGTATAAATGTCGAAAAAATCCTGATCCGCGCCCAAAACGATACTGCCTGGCAACAGGCATACCAGTAAGACTTTCAGAATCAAGGTGGATTCAAGTTTTCCGATCTTAAACGTCATTCTTCAATCCCGACTCACAACCCATATATGATCGTGTTTAAAAAAATATAAAATATTAACTTATTATTCAACTAATATTTAAGGTCAATTACAGAGCGGGATTAAGATACCAGAACCGGGTCAAACCGCTATCCGAGGCCAGCCAGAGATAATCGCCGTCGAATATCAGATCGCGAATATCATTGGAAAGCAAACCATCGCCAATGGTGAACAGCCGGTTATACGGGTTTCGTCCGCCGAAATTGATAACCAGTCCCTTTCCGGTCCCGAGAGCAAGAATGGTGTCACGGACCGCCACACAATAAACGCCGCTGTATGATTCCATTTCAGGGAAAACCTCAACCTCGGCACTTCCTTTTTCGATCGATATCAATTCATCCCCGGAAATCCAGATTTTATTCGAAGTGTTTTTAATATCGAATATCCGCCCGAACTGCACGGCCTCCCGGGCGGTCAGGCGTTCGACCCGGCCGGTTGTCAGCCCTTTTCTGAAAACCCCCTGATCGGTTCCGATCCAGAGATCGTTGTCCATTTTTTCCAGACAATAGATAATCCGCGACGGCAGGATGGTTTGAACCATCTGGGCCGTTGAATCATCATTGATATCGATAATTCCCAGACCGTATTCCGTTCCAGCGTAAATATTATTTTCGGTGGCCAGAACGCTTAAGACCCGGTCATCGGTAAGTCCCGATCTCCTGGTCAGCCGCCGCACAATGGTCAGTTCGTTTTTATCAATAACCCAGAGACCGTTATCGGTGGCCACAAAAGCCTCCCGGCTGTTGACGGAAATATCATTGATATCGATTGCGGTATTAATCAGATCGGGTGTCGGTTCGATATATTGAAAGATGTTATTGTTCCAATCATAAATCGTAACGCCGTTTCGATAGGAGTCATCCGCGGGACCACCTATCCACAGTCGCCCTCCGTCATTGCAGATGACGGCCATATTTGTCCCCAGCAGACCATAGTTAAGCAGTTCTATCATGCGGCCGGTTTCATCGGCCCGGGCGGGGCCCAGTCCCCAGGTTCCGAGCCAGAGATGGGTCCAGTTGTCTTTGACGATATCGGTAATTTGATAAATCCGGCCATAATCATCGACCAGGGCCCCGTTGGGCATGTAATTGTAACCCCACGGTGCGAAATAATGCGGGTCCGGCAGAAGATGAATATTATGTTCGTCAGGTTGCGGCAGTTCATCATCGGGATCCCATCTTCGGAAAGTCTCGATATACTTGTAAATACCAGCATCGGTTTTAACCCAGACATTCTCATCATCGAACGAAGCCCGAATATCATGAATAACCTGATTTCCCAATCCCTCGATACCGGTCAGAGGATCATCCCATTTGTCAAAGGAAATGTTGTAACGAATGACTCCGTTGGAGGTTCCGAAATACACATATTCATAACCGACGGCGATTGATGATACATAGGAGAAATCAGAGTAGTTGACAATTAAATTACGAATAAATTCATCGGCCTGATTTCCCGATGGGACCAGAACCAGAAAAAAAAGAATGACCGACCAACGGAAAGCACGCATATCAGGTACCCTTAAAATACTCCAGGACAGCCAGCGCTAAAAGCGCGGTTCCGTGAAAAATGCTTTTTTCATCGGCGACAAATTCGGGGGAATGCCAGGGTTTATCGGCTCCGATTTTTTTATTCTTAATGCCCAGCCGGAACATGGCTCCGGGAACTTTCTCAAGATAAAAGGAGAAATCCTCGCCACCCATGGTGGGCGGGGTCAATTCGATATATTTCTTACCACGCAGTTTAATATAAGTTTTTTCCAGAATATGGTTAACCAAAGCATGATTGGCAAGAACCGGGTACCCGGTCAGGAAATCAAGCTGGAAACGCGCTCCCCTGGCCCGGCAGATTCCCGACACAGTTCGCTTCAGCAGACGGGGAACATGCCGGGTATTCGCCGGATCAAGGGTGCGGATGGTACCGCTTAACTGAACCCGGTCGGCAATAACATTACGGGTGGTTCCGCCTTTTATCTTACCGAAAGTAATCACAGCCGATTTCATAGGGTTGACTTCCCGGGAAATAATTTTCTGAACCGAATCGATGACCTCGGCAGTCACGGCAATGGCATCAACCGCCCGATGGGGCACGGCGGCGTGGCCCCCTTCGCCGATAATGGTCAGATCGAAATCGATTACGGCCGCCATTGTCGGGCCATCGCGCAGACTTATCCGGCCGGTGGTCAAAGTCGGATCAACATGGAGTCCGAATATTATCTCCACTTTCGGTTTATCCAGAACCCCTTCTCTGATAAGGCGTTCGGCTCCTCCGGGAGGAGCTTCCTCGGCCGGTTGAAACAAAATTTCGACACATCCCGGTATCTGTTCCCTGAGGCGATTAAGTATGACCGCTGTCCCGAGAACCACGGCCATATGAATATCGTGACCGCAGGCATGCATACGGCCTTCGATTTCAGAACGAAACGGCAAATGGGTGCGTTCCGAGATCGGCAGGGCGTCAATATCGGTTCGAAGCGCCACCGCTGGTTTCCGGCCGGGATTGATTAAACCAACAGCCCCGGTTTTCATGTGTAACGGCCGGATTTTGATTTTATGGCGGGCCAACTCTTTTTTAATCAGTGTTGTAGTGGCAAATTCCTCGTTGGATAATTCCGGGCGGCGATGCAGATGCCGACGGAATTCAATCTGGTAGGGAAGCAGGGCCTCGGCCATACCCGTTATATGTTTGACGGTGATTTCCATGGTTATACGAAGTTTACGACGGGAAAAAGATTCTGTCAATCAATACCTTTAATTGGATACTACGCCGCCCTGGTGGAATTTCTTTGCTGAGGATTGCTTGAATTTGCTGGCAAACAGGTGGGCCTGGCGCAGGGGTTCGGGCATCCGGAAATCGGACAGACAATTGACCACAATCTCCAGGGCGTTTTTCAGGTCACATTTATGACCCGGTGAGATAATCATCGGCTTGACCTCACCCTTGGTGCGATAAACAAATCCGACTGTCGAATCCTGGAAAGAAAGAGGCGAACAACTGCCCTTGACTCGTCCGGGCATCCGATGTTCACCAACAAGAACTTTTCTGGCGCATCCGATGGAGGGGATGTCGGTAAATAATCCAATATGGGAAGCCATGCCAAAGGAACGGGGATGGGCAATACCATGTCCGGCATAAATGATAACATCGGGTTTTCGTTTGAGACGTGAAATCGCCTTAAGAATTACGGGACCTTCACGGAAGGCCAGCAGGGCCGGGATATATGGAAATTGCGCTTCCATTTCCGCTACCGCCCGCTCAACATCATTCAAATCCGGGTATTTAAGTGTCACAACCGCGGCATAAAGGCGATTATTAACGACATTGTAGGCTGTATCAACTGCGGCGATGGTCTCGATCTTATCAAGAACGTTTTCAAGAATAATTGAGGATTTGAACTGCTGCTGGATTTTTACGGCCTCGCCGGGGGTTGATGGCCACTCATGCAACGGTTGAAACTTCACAACTGGACCCTCACATATCCCGGCCGATCGAAATACCGCCGGTCGTAATACACAGATGCACAGACCAAAGATTTTTCTTTGGCTATTGATATTATAGACGGTGATTTTATCAGCAAACCAGAAACACTGTATTAATAATAACAATCCCGGCCTTTGTCAAACTTTATTATCAGATAAGTTTCGGGTCAATTAATGATGATCCGGACGATATTTTAATAATCTTTTTTATTGCATTACCGGTCTCAAGCTATGAAATTTATTCCATGAAAACCGGTGGCATTTTTCTGACTATCATTATTTTGCTGGTACCGATTTCGGTCACCGGGCAAAGCCGCTATGCTATCGGGCTTGGCGGGGGACTGGCAACTCTCAATGGAGGTTCCCGTCCCTGGCAGGCTCTTGATCCCAACTATGTCATCAAACTCGACGCCGGTCTCGCCAACCGCTGGAGGCTGGGAATAGATTTTTCCTATTTTAAAATTTACAGTGATTCAACCGCTCGATCCGAATTCCAGTTTGGATCCGATGCCGAGAATCGGGTTCGGGCCTGGAAAGGATATGATCTGGCTTTTATATTTTATCGCAGGATTTACCCATCGAGAGGGTCTTTCGGGCTTAGCGGCGGACTGGGACTGGGGTTATCTTTCTGGGAAATGGTTGATCCTGTATCGGGAGAATTACTTAAGACCGAGGGTGAGCGGGGTGAACAAATCAATTTCTCGGCCAATGAGGTTTTCGTGGCGTCCAGGATTGGTTTGGAATATGATTTTAAAAGCCGGCTGAAATTCGGTCTGGATGTGAATATTAACTACCTGACCGGGGGCGGTCGGGAATTTTCTCAAACGGTCAAAGACGGACTGGGTCACTGGAATTTGAAATCGGGAATATATATTGCCTATCAATTCGGAGGTTCGATCGATCAACGCAAACCGGAACCGACAGCGCAATATCTTGCACCGCGCTGGGAAGAAGAAACCGAACGGCCGATTCCGACTGAAATCGGACCGACCAGAATGATCGATCCCAATATGGATTCCGATCAGGACGGGATTCCCGATACCGATGATATTTGCCTCGGGACACCGGCGGCGGCACTGGGCATGATTGACACCCGGGGATGCCCGGTCGATACCGATTGCGATGGGATACCTGATTTCCTAGATAAATGCCGCCATAACCCCGTCGGGGCGAAAATCGATGCCAATGGTTGTCCCGTAGACAGCGACAATGACGGCGTTTTTGATGGTCTGGATGATTGTCCCCAATCTCAACCGGGTTTACCGGTGAATAAATCCGGATGTCTCGATCTTACGATTTTCGAAAAACCTATGATTTTGAATATCAAGTATTATTCCGGCTCTTTTGAATTCGATCGCGAAACCAAAGTCATCCTGGATGATGTGGTCAAGATGCTTTTAAGAGCTCCCGATATTAAGGTCGAAATAAACGGTTATACCGACAATATCGGCACGGATGAGGCCAATCGCCAGCTTTCTCAGAAGCGGGCCAACCGGGTCAGAGATTACCTGGTGGAGCAGGGTATTGATACAAAACGCCTTATTGCGAATGGCAAGGGTGAAACAAACTCTATTACATCGAATGATACCCGTGAAGGCCGGCAGAAAAACAGACGGGTCGAATTAGTATTTTTTAGATAATTTATCCTGACTGGTATTGATTTTTTGAAATCATTAGGATATTATAATACGATCGATTTATGGAATAATGCGTATAATAAGGAGCTATCGTATTCAGGGAGTGATTTGACAAAAGGAATTCCACCTAATAAACCCCGACTTATCAAAATCTTTTTGTTAATTCCCTAGGCATATGCGTCCGATTAAAATAAGGCAGTAGTTTAATTACGGCAAATAGGAGAAATTGGTTCAGATTTGATTGTTTTTGGCCTTTTTAACCCTGAGGATTGAGTCGTCACTTATTTTTTATATTGCGTTTTCGGGTTCGGAATAGTAGATTAGCCGTTTAAATTACGCAGATTGAGTATGAAAATACTGCTTGTCACACAACATTTTCCACCGGAAAAAGGCGCCGTCAGGCGGCTTTTTGAATTTGCCAACCATTTTAAGGATAATGGACATGAAATTACGGTGTTGACAGCTATCCCCAATTATCCTGATGGGGTTGTGCCGGACGGTTATCGTGGAAAATTCTTTCATCGGGAAATGATCAACGGGATTGATATCTGCCGATCCTATGTTCTGCCGGCTTCGAATGCTCAGCCCAAAAAACGGATGCTGGGTTTTGTGACATTTTTGATATCAACCCTCATTAACAGTTTCCGCATTCGAGGCAAATTTGATCTGATCCTGGCCTCATCCCCCCCGGTAACATCGGCGGTTATCGGCTACCTCTTAAGCCGAATACGACGGGCGAAATATGTTCTCGAGATTCGTGATATTCAGCCGGAATCGGGTGAGCAATTCGGCAACCTGAAAAAATCGGCGTTTACCA from Candidatus Zixiibacteriota bacterium carries:
- the gmd gene encoding GDP-mannose 4,6-dehydratase codes for the protein MITMRALITGITGQDGSYLAELLLEKGYDVYGMVRRSSTEPFLRIEHLRDKITLLQGDLLDQLSLVRIIEEARPDEIYNLAAQSFVPTSWSQPLLTGEFDALGVTRLLEAIRLVAPQTRFYQASSSEMFGKVIEVPQNEKTPFYPRSPYGVAKVYGHWITVNYRESYNIHASSGILFNHESPRRGLEFVTRKITDGVARIKLGMAEKLALGNLDAERDWGFAGDYVKAMWLMLQQDKPDNFVIATGRTHSVKQFVETAFDFVDLDWHDYVVTDPRFVRPAEVEQLLGDPTLARKKLGWETRVDFEGLVKMMVEADLERLKSGKK
- a CDS encoding OmpA family protein, producing MKTGGIFLTIIILLVPISVTGQSRYAIGLGGGLATLNGGSRPWQALDPNYVIKLDAGLANRWRLGIDFSYFKIYSDSTARSEFQFGSDAENRVRAWKGYDLAFIFYRRIYPSRGSFGLSGGLGLGLSFWEMVDPVSGELLKTEGERGEQINFSANEVFVASRIGLEYDFKSRLKFGLDVNINYLTGGGREFSQTVKDGLGHWNLKSGIYIAYQFGGSIDQRKPEPTAQYLAPRWEEETERPIPTEIGPTRMIDPNMDSDQDGIPDTDDICLGTPAAALGMIDTRGCPVDTDCDGIPDFLDKCRHNPVGAKIDANGCPVDSDNDGVFDGLDDCPQSQPGLPVNKSGCLDLTIFEKPMILNIKYYSGSFEFDRETKVILDDVVKMLLRAPDIKVEINGYTDNIGTDEANRQLSQKRANRVRDYLVEQGIDTKRLIANGKGETNSITSNDTREGRQKNRRVELVFFR
- a CDS encoding amidohydrolase, whose product is MTESFSRRKLRITMEITVKHITGMAEALLPYQIEFRRHLHRRPELSNEEFATTTLIKKELARHKIKIRPLHMKTGAVGLINPGRKPAVALRTDIDALPISERTHLPFRSEIEGRMHACGHDIHMAVVLGTAVILNRLREQIPGCVEILFQPAEEAPPGGAERLIREGVLDKPKVEIIFGLHVDPTLTTGRISLRDGPTMAAVIDFDLTIIGEGGHAAVPHRAVDAIAVTAEVIDSVQKIISREVNPMKSAVITFGKIKGGTTRNVIADRVQLSGTIRTLDPANTRHVPRLLKRTVSGICRARGARFQLDFLTGYPVLANHALVNHILEKTYIKLRGKKYIELTPPTMGGEDFSFYLEKVPGAMFRLGIKNKKIGADKPWHSPEFVADEKSIFHGTALLALAVLEYFKGT
- a CDS encoding VCBS repeat-containing protein, which gives rise to MTFKIGKLESTLILKVLLVCLLPGSIVLGADQDFFDIYTLEIEGEIQNYLTGDFNADNLMDIALIYSPLNDPGTRYIGLFLQKRPAGFNTNADYLTAMAPGVAQLDVADMDNDGRDEIFLMNGDGVSVVSFSVESGFSGPVKIIRQNTVYSVPIFHDIIADRFIFELNSAPGLEFILPGPRGYVIYERGDNGEYQVLTQLSVPLCGTTPVRTIKEFTSHRNSDWNIQLAEINVFDGNLDNHPDLYFLWDRKVCVFFQDATGNFSQTPDVERIFCSDADRGYIQSRIIDYNRDGRLDIAVAYVGGGITNTESRIRFYVADQKGIIETNYRKEITLSDSHCNFLIGDFNGDGVSEMALAAIELGALAATKMFLMKNADLHLLVFPFDSGLPRDEPDRRMKYEFRFNFDDPQPIVEVSLDWSDDYNGDNLHDLVFSDGNGNLKFYWGREKEYLSKKPDLEISLDHPLEIHPIHLNKGTMSDIIVEHNLSGRLDRLTVLKNRNNIN
- the tsaD gene encoding tRNA (adenosine(37)-N6)-threonylcarbamoyltransferase complex transferase subunit TsaD, with protein sequence MITLGIETSCDETSVAVVRDADTVLSNVILSQMIHSGFGGVVPELASREHLKAITPVYTEALAKAGIEPGQFDLVAATYGPGLVGALLVGLNFGKGLAYGFNKPFVAVNHLEGHIAANFLYHRDLPKRHITLIVSGGHTSLVLVDGFGKYRLLGQTKDDAVGEAYDKVAKLLGLGYPGGAEIDRFGHIGNRKYFKFPRGVIREDSYDFSYSGLKTAVALHVRDMSPDELEQKRADIAASFQEAAVEVLVVKTVRAAREYGIKAVTLSGGVASNSRLKELMAARLEKIKARFFCPPPDLCTDNAAMIAAAGNLRYLLGGASDLTANAVPYLKLVP
- a CDS encoding endonuclease V, which produces MKFQPLHEWPSTPGEAVKIQQQFKSSIILENVLDKIETIAAVDTAYNVVNNRLYAAVVTLKYPDLNDVERAVAEMEAQFPYIPALLAFREGPVILKAISRLKRKPDVIIYAGHGIAHPRSFGMASHIGLFTDIPSIGCARKVLVGEHRMPGRVKGSCSPLSFQDSTVGFVYRTKGEVKPMIISPGHKCDLKNALEIVVNCLSDFRMPEPLRQAHLFASKFKQSSAKKFHQGGVVSN
- a CDS encoding GDP-mannose 4,6-dehydratase, which produces MGTKKKALITGIAGFAGSYLAGHLLDNGYDVYGILAPGEKKDNIRPFEERLHLERFDILKPTRLAKMIKATTPDYIFHLAAFSSVGRSFENERLSYNINFFGTLNVFEAAVSLKSSLKKLVFISSADIYGTFTPKGKTLTEKQPYNPLSPYGISKVAGELLARHYHRNKAIPIVIIRSFNHTGPGQTDTFVVPSFCRQIALIERGRVKSIMRVGDLSASRDLSDVRDIVAGYRLAAIKGKPGETYQLCSGNSVSIKSVLDKLLKLSTADIKVQIDKSRFRKSDIPILKGDCSKSKRQLGWKMHYSLDKTLNDTLLYWRNIIG